One genomic region from Streptomyces sp. NBC_00582 encodes:
- a CDS encoding LysR family transcriptional regulator, producing MIEARRLHILRAVADHRTVTAAAAALYLTPSAVSQQLAALEQETGHRLVERGAKGVRLTPAGEILLNHTHAVLAQLERAEAELAAYSSGEAGTVTVAAFATGIALVVAPAVARLARSAPGIRIRVQDAEGDASLPMVLDRQVDVAVAVEYRGAPAADDPRLAHVPLYAEPFDAVVPVTHRLADTEEVPLAELAKDPWIGPYPGNPCHDVVVLACENAGFQPRLEHSSDDFRAVVALASADAGVALVPRSALRGMDLTGVVVRPVDGAAPTRRVFAAVRRGAEEHPLILPVLDALREAARA from the coding sequence ATGATCGAGGCGCGGCGGCTCCACATCCTCCGTGCGGTGGCCGACCACCGCACCGTGACGGCGGCTGCCGCCGCGCTGTATCTCACCCCCTCCGCCGTCTCCCAGCAGCTCGCCGCCCTGGAGCAGGAGACCGGCCACCGTCTCGTCGAGCGCGGTGCGAAGGGTGTACGGCTCACCCCGGCCGGCGAGATCCTGCTGAACCACACCCACGCGGTCCTCGCCCAGCTGGAGCGGGCCGAGGCGGAGCTGGCCGCCTACAGCTCCGGGGAGGCCGGCACGGTCACCGTCGCCGCCTTCGCCACCGGGATCGCCCTGGTCGTGGCGCCCGCGGTGGCCCGGCTCGCCCGCAGCGCGCCCGGGATAAGGATCCGCGTCCAGGACGCCGAGGGGGACGCCAGTCTGCCGATGGTCCTCGACCGGCAGGTCGATGTCGCCGTGGCCGTCGAGTACCGGGGCGCCCCGGCCGCCGACGACCCCCGGCTCGCGCACGTCCCGCTGTACGCCGAGCCCTTCGACGCGGTCGTCCCGGTCACCCACCGCCTCGCCGACACCGAGGAGGTCCCCCTCGCGGAGCTGGCCAAGGACCCCTGGATCGGTCCCTACCCCGGCAACCCCTGCCATGACGTGGTCGTCCTGGCCTGCGAGAACGCCGGATTCCAGCCCCGGCTCGAACACTCCTCGGACGACTTCCGCGCGGTCGTGGCGCTCGCCTCCGCCGACGCGGGCGTGGCGCTCGTGCCGCGCTCGGCCCTGCGCGGCATGGACCTCACCGGTGTCGTCGTCCGCCCGGTCGACGGCGCCGCCCCGACCCGCCGGGTCTTCGCCGCCGTACGCCGCGGCGCCGAGGAGCACCCGCTGATCCTGCCGGTGCTGGACGCGCTGCGGGAGGCGGCCCGGGCGTGA
- a CDS encoding NUDIX hydrolase family protein, producing the protein MSDLTETTPGWLSADELEMARARMPILYVEAVPVRVDDSGEVVSIGLLLRIGPDGNVSRTLVSGRVLHHERVRDALLRHLEKDLGPVALPKLPASLQPFTVAEYFPTQGITPYHDPRQHAVSLAYIVPVTGDCQPRQDALDLVWFDPQEAASPAVQSEMPGGHGFLLRQALAHVGLSAS; encoded by the coding sequence ATGTCAGACTTGACCGAGACCACACCCGGCTGGCTGAGCGCGGACGAGCTCGAGATGGCCCGCGCCCGGATGCCGATCCTCTACGTCGAGGCCGTGCCCGTGCGCGTCGACGACAGCGGCGAAGTCGTCAGCATCGGACTGCTGTTGCGCATCGGACCCGACGGAAACGTCAGCCGGACCCTGGTCTCCGGCCGGGTCCTGCACCACGAACGGGTCCGCGACGCCCTGCTGCGCCACCTGGAGAAGGACCTCGGGCCGGTGGCCCTGCCCAAGCTCCCGGCCTCCCTGCAGCCGTTCACGGTCGCGGAGTACTTCCCGACGCAGGGCATCACGCCGTACCACGACCCCCGTCAGCACGCGGTGTCGCTGGCCTACATCGTGCCGGTGACCGGTGACTGCCAGCCCCGCCAGGACGCCCTGGACCTGGTCTGGTTCGACCCTCAGGAGGCGGCCTCCCCGGCGGTCCAGAGCGAGATGCCGGGCGGGCACGGGTTCCTGCTCCGGCAGGCCCTGGCCCACGTCGGCCTGTCGGCGTCCTGA
- a CDS encoding (2Fe-2S) ferredoxin domain-containing protein, with the protein MVPRQRALIGAARSRPCTLVVRRGCCCGDARKHPGYDHAWQLERLRAAAADSGGALEVRTTDCLGPCDQANVIVVQPSAAGRRAGGRPTWVGFASDDDCTDELLEWARAGGPGVAAPPVTLELQFIQPPRDARVRSRR; encoded by the coding sequence ATGGTTCCCCGTCAGCGCGCGCTGATCGGAGCCGCCCGCAGTCGCCCCTGCACCCTCGTGGTGCGCAGGGGCTGCTGCTGCGGTGACGCCCGCAAACACCCCGGCTACGACCACGCCTGGCAGCTGGAGCGGCTGCGGGCGGCGGCGGCCGACTCGGGCGGCGCCCTGGAGGTCCGGACGACGGACTGCCTCGGCCCCTGTGACCAGGCCAACGTCATCGTGGTCCAGCCCTCCGCCGCAGGGCGCCGGGCGGGTGGGCGGCCCACCTGGGTCGGCTTCGCCTCCGACGACGACTGCACCGACGAGCTCCTGGAGTGGGCACGGGCCGGCGGCCCCGGTGTGGCGGCGCCTCCGGTGACGCTGGAGCTGCAGTTCATCCAGCCGCCCCGGGACGCCCGTGTCCGCAGCCGGCGCTAG
- a CDS encoding MmcQ/YjbR family DNA-binding protein, translating into MPDAEDVRRIALALPDTTEKVAWNMPTFRVAGKMFATLPEDETSMAVRCPKEERDELVLAEPAKFWIAAHEAQFAWVRARLAALEDEDELRAILADSWRQAAPPRLLDAYPELGLPTD; encoded by the coding sequence ATGCCCGACGCCGAAGACGTACGCCGTATCGCCCTCGCCCTGCCGGACACCACGGAGAAGGTCGCCTGGAACATGCCCACGTTCCGGGTCGCGGGGAAGATGTTCGCCACCCTGCCCGAGGACGAGACCTCCATGGCCGTGCGCTGCCCCAAGGAGGAGCGCGACGAACTGGTCCTCGCCGAACCCGCGAAGTTCTGGATCGCCGCGCACGAGGCGCAGTTCGCCTGGGTGCGGGCCCGGCTGGCCGCACTGGAGGACGAGGACGAACTGCGCGCCATCCTCGCCGACTCCTGGCGCCAGGCCGCCCCGCCCCGCCTCCTCGACGCCTACCCGGAGCTGGGCCTGCCGACCGACTGA
- a CDS encoding SAM-dependent methyltransferase has product MGGARLDTSVAHNARVWNYWIGGKDNYEVDQRVGEHVAGMFPLIRDIARADRWFLGRAVRHLAEERGVRQFLDVGTGLPTADNTHEIAQRIAPDSKIVYVDNDPIVLAHARTLLTGTSEGATDYIDADVHDPVAILERASGTLDFDRPVAVMMLGILNFVLDYEAARDIVRKVMAQVPSGSLLVLTHPTHDPQVGGEGQIPAMKFWNENATPPITARSGAEIAAFFEGLELLEPGLVSCSRWRADDDSAPVVPQYGAVAVKP; this is encoded by the coding sequence GTGGGCGGTGCACGGCTGGACACCAGCGTGGCGCACAACGCGCGGGTGTGGAACTACTGGATCGGCGGCAAGGACAACTACGAGGTCGACCAGCGGGTCGGTGAGCACGTCGCCGGGATGTTCCCGCTGATCCGGGACATCGCCCGCGCGGACCGCTGGTTCCTCGGCCGGGCGGTGCGCCACCTCGCCGAGGAGCGCGGGGTGCGGCAGTTCCTGGACGTCGGCACCGGGCTGCCGACGGCCGACAACACGCACGAGATAGCGCAGCGGATCGCGCCGGACTCCAAGATCGTGTACGTCGACAACGACCCGATCGTGCTGGCGCACGCCCGCACCCTGCTGACGGGCACCTCCGAGGGCGCCACCGACTACATCGACGCCGATGTCCACGACCCGGTCGCGATCCTCGAACGGGCCTCCGGCACGCTGGACTTCGACCGCCCGGTCGCGGTGATGATGCTGGGCATCCTCAACTTCGTCCTGGACTACGAGGCGGCCCGGGACATCGTCCGCAAGGTCATGGCCCAGGTGCCCTCCGGCAGCCTCCTGGTCCTCACGCACCCCACGCACGACCCTCAGGTGGGCGGCGAGGGCCAGATCCCGGCGATGAAGTTCTGGAACGAGAACGCCACCCCGCCGATCACCGCCCGCTCCGGCGCGGAGATCGCCGCGTTCTTCGAGGGGCTGGAGCTGCTGGAACCAGGCCTGGTGTCCTGCTCGCGCTGGCGTGCCGACGACGACTCGGCGCCGGTGGTGCCGCAGTACGGCGCGGTGGCCGTGAAACCCTGA
- a CDS encoding glycine C-acetyltransferase: protein MFDSVRDDLRATLDEIRAAGLHKPERVIGTPQSATVAVTAGGRPGEVLNFCANNYLGLADHPEVVAAAHAALDRWGYGMASVRFICGTQEVHKELEARLSAFLGQEDTILYSSCFDANGGVFETLLGPEDAVISDALNHASIIDGIRLSKARRFRYANRDLEDLERQLKEASDARRRLVVTDGVFSMDGYVAPLREICDLADRYDAMVMVDDSHAVGFVGPGGRGTPELHGVMDRVDIITGTLGKALGGASGGYVAARAEIVALLRQRSRPYLFSNTLAPVIAAASLKVLDLLESADDLRVRLRENTALFRRRMTEEGFDILPGDHAIAPVMIGDAAKAGRMAELLLERGVYVIGFSYPVVPQDRARIRVQLSAAHSTDDVHRAVDAFVAARAELEG from the coding sequence ATGTTCGACTCCGTGCGCGACGACCTGCGCGCCACCCTCGACGAGATCCGCGCCGCCGGACTGCACAAGCCCGAGCGGGTCATCGGCACCCCGCAGTCCGCGACCGTCGCGGTCACGGCCGGCGGCCGCCCCGGCGAGGTCCTCAACTTCTGCGCCAACAACTACCTCGGTCTCGCCGACCACCCCGAGGTCGTGGCCGCCGCCCACGCGGCGCTGGACCGCTGGGGCTACGGCATGGCGTCCGTGCGCTTCATCTGCGGTACGCAGGAGGTCCACAAGGAGCTGGAGGCCAGGCTGTCGGCGTTCCTCGGCCAGGAGGACACGATCCTGTACTCCTCCTGCTTCGACGCCAACGGCGGTGTCTTCGAGACACTGCTCGGCCCCGAGGACGCGGTGATCTCCGACGCCCTCAACCACGCCTCGATCATCGACGGCATCCGGCTGTCCAAGGCCCGCCGCTTCCGGTACGCCAACCGTGATCTGGAGGACCTGGAGCGGCAGTTGAAGGAGGCGTCCGACGCCCGCCGTCGGCTCGTCGTCACCGACGGCGTCTTCTCCATGGACGGCTATGTGGCGCCGCTGCGCGAGATCTGCGACCTCGCCGACCGCTACGACGCGATGGTGATGGTCGACGACTCGCACGCCGTCGGCTTCGTCGGCCCCGGCGGCCGCGGCACCCCCGAGCTGCACGGCGTGATGGACCGCGTCGACATCATCACCGGCACCCTCGGCAAGGCGCTCGGCGGGGCCTCCGGCGGCTATGTCGCGGCCCGCGCGGAGATCGTCGCCCTGCTCCGCCAGCGCTCCCGCCCGTACCTGTTCTCCAACACCCTCGCCCCGGTGATCGCGGCCGCCTCCCTGAAGGTCCTCGACCTGCTGGAGTCCGCCGACGACCTGCGCGTGCGGCTGAGGGAGAACACCGCGCTGTTCCGGCGCCGGATGACCGAGGAGGGCTTCGACATCCTCCCCGGCGACCACGCCATCGCGCCCGTGATGATCGGCGACGCGGCGAAGGCGGGCCGGATGGCCGAACTCCTGCTGGAGCGCGGGGTATACGTGATCGGCTTCTCCTACCCGGTCGTCCCGCAGGACCGGGCCCGGATCCGCGTCCAGCTCTCGGCCGCGCACTCCACGGACGACGTGCACCGCGCGGTGGACGCCTTCGTCGCGGCCCGCGCGGAACTGGAGGGCTGA
- a CDS encoding GNAT family N-acetyltransferase, producing MTATVRRLDASGFARAAGDLAALLVDTVDGGASIGFLAPLDTAEALAWWRERAEGAAAGHLAVWAAYDGDRVVGTVGLAFPDKPNSRHRAEVVKLMVHREARGRGLGRTLLTTAERAARAAGVTLLHLDTETDSPAEHLYRTAGWTRAGVIPDYAADPAGVLRPTTLYYKHPAGG from the coding sequence GTGACCGCGACCGTACGGCGCCTGGACGCCTCCGGGTTCGCGCGCGCGGCCGGGGACCTGGCCGCCCTGCTCGTCGACACCGTGGACGGCGGTGCCTCGATCGGCTTCCTGGCGCCGCTGGACACCGCCGAGGCCCTCGCCTGGTGGCGGGAGCGGGCCGAGGGCGCCGCCGCCGGACACCTCGCGGTCTGGGCGGCGTACGACGGCGACCGGGTGGTCGGCACCGTCGGCCTCGCCTTCCCCGACAAGCCCAACAGCCGCCACCGCGCCGAAGTCGTCAAGCTCATGGTCCACCGCGAGGCGCGCGGCAGGGGCCTCGGCCGCACCCTCCTCACCACCGCCGAGCGGGCCGCCCGCGCCGCCGGCGTCACCCTGCTCCACCTCGACACCGAGACCGACAGCCCCGCCGAGCACCTCTACCGCACCGCCGGCTGGACCAGGGCGGGCGTGATCCCCGACTACGCGGCGGACCCGGCCGGAGTCCTGCGCCCCACCACCCTGTACTACAAACACCCGGCCGGCGGCTGA
- a CDS encoding helix-turn-helix domain-containing protein, with product MKHAEEAAPDAVDARLGARLAELRAERGWSLGDVAERSGVSRSTLSRAERAETSPTASLLNRLCAVYGRTMSQLLSEVETEPATLVRAADQQVWQDRAAGFLRRSVSPPHRGLRGELVEGRLAPGADLAYDRPPVPGLEQHIWVLEGALALTDGDREHRLDTGDCLRLRVWGPTRFRCLGETEVRYVLAVVLP from the coding sequence ATGAAACACGCTGAGGAGGCGGCCCCGGACGCCGTCGATGCCCGACTGGGCGCCCGCCTGGCCGAACTGCGCGCCGAGCGCGGCTGGTCCCTGGGGGACGTGGCGGAACGCAGCGGGGTGAGCCGTTCGACGCTGTCCCGCGCCGAACGGGCCGAGACCAGCCCGACGGCCTCGCTGCTCAACCGCCTGTGCGCGGTGTACGGCCGCACGATGTCCCAGCTGCTCAGCGAGGTCGAGACCGAGCCCGCGACGCTGGTGCGGGCCGCGGACCAGCAGGTATGGCAGGACCGCGCCGCCGGCTTCCTGCGCCGGTCGGTGTCCCCGCCGCACCGCGGACTGCGCGGCGAACTCGTCGAGGGACGGCTCGCGCCGGGCGCCGACCTCGCCTACGACCGCCCGCCCGTACCCGGCCTCGAACAGCACATCTGGGTCCTGGAGGGAGCCCTGGCCCTGACCGACGGGGACCGCGAGCACCGCCTCGACACGGGTGACTGCCTGCGCCTGCGGGTGTGGGGCCCGACCCGGTTCCGCTGCCTCGGCGAGACCGAGGTCCGCTATGTGCTGGCGGTGGTGCTGCCGTGA
- the murJ gene encoding murein biosynthesis integral membrane protein MurJ, with amino-acid sequence MGATTQQRAGKRSGGAARSSALMALGTVVSRATGLIRQVLQGAALGTGLLATTYNTANTVPTSLYTLLIGGALNSVLVPQLVRARSTHADGGRAYEQRLVTLVVSVLAVGTALAVWAAPQIVSVYLRDTPDNHDAYRLTVVFARFLLPQIFFYGLFNMYGQVLNARERFGAMMWTPVLNNVVLLGVFGAYLGLMTVPGRVQDITGTQVRLLGVGTTAGIAVQALALVPFARAAGFRFRPRFDWRGSGLGSGVHAAKWTLLFVLTNLVALTVVTNYANAADQALPDAGAGYTAYTYAQTIWMLPQSVVTVSLVTALLPRMSRAVAEGRIADLRADLSRGLRVSGVVVVPAAFLFLALGPRIATLLFAHGAADAASAQPLGHMLQAFGLGLIPFSAQYLLLRGFHAFGDTRTPFLMAVWIAAVNIALATACHLLLPVRWAVTGMAGAYTLSYLAGLALTARLVRRRVGGRLDEGALRRTYTRLLCASAPAAALGWAADRACGAWLGGGTVPTALALTAGTVTLGLAYTALARLLKVEELRQLGRLRRAALTG; translated from the coding sequence ATGGGGGCAACGACACAACAGCGGGCGGGGAAACGTTCCGGCGGTGCGGCGCGGTCGTCGGCGCTGATGGCGCTGGGCACGGTGGTGTCCCGGGCGACCGGGCTGATCCGGCAGGTGCTCCAGGGCGCCGCGCTGGGCACCGGCCTGCTGGCGACGACGTACAACACGGCGAACACCGTGCCCACCAGCCTGTACACCCTGCTGATCGGCGGCGCGCTGAACTCGGTGCTGGTGCCGCAGCTGGTGCGGGCCCGGTCCACGCACGCCGACGGCGGGCGGGCCTACGAGCAGCGGCTGGTGACCCTCGTGGTGTCCGTGCTGGCCGTCGGGACGGCGCTGGCGGTGTGGGCGGCGCCGCAGATCGTCAGCGTGTATCTGCGCGACACCCCGGACAACCATGACGCCTATCGACTCACCGTGGTCTTCGCCCGCTTCCTGCTCCCGCAGATCTTCTTCTACGGGCTGTTCAACATGTACGGCCAAGTCCTCAACGCCCGCGAGAGGTTCGGCGCGATGATGTGGACGCCGGTCCTCAACAACGTCGTGCTCCTCGGGGTGTTCGGGGCCTATCTCGGGCTGATGACCGTGCCCGGGCGGGTGCAGGACATCACCGGCACCCAGGTCCGGCTGCTCGGTGTCGGGACGACCGCCGGGATCGCCGTCCAGGCGCTGGCGCTGGTGCCGTTCGCACGGGCGGCCGGGTTCCGGTTCCGGCCGCGGTTCGACTGGCGCGGCTCGGGGCTCGGTTCCGGGGTGCACGCCGCCAAGTGGACGCTGCTGTTCGTCCTGACCAACCTGGTCGCCCTGACCGTCGTCACCAACTACGCGAACGCCGCCGACCAGGCGCTGCCGGACGCCGGCGCGGGATACACGGCGTACACCTACGCGCAGACCATCTGGATGCTGCCGCAGTCGGTGGTCACGGTGTCGCTGGTGACCGCGCTGCTGCCGCGGATGAGCCGGGCGGTGGCGGAGGGCCGGATCGCGGATCTGCGCGCCGATCTGTCCCGGGGACTGCGGGTGAGCGGGGTCGTCGTCGTGCCCGCCGCGTTCCTGTTCCTGGCGCTCGGCCCGCGGATCGCCACGCTGCTGTTCGCGCACGGGGCGGCCGACGCGGCCTCCGCCCAGCCGCTCGGGCACATGCTCCAGGCGTTCGGCCTCGGGCTGATCCCGTTCTCGGCGCAGTATCTGCTGCTGCGCGGATTCCACGCCTTCGGGGACACCCGGACGCCGTTCCTCATGGCGGTGTGGATCGCGGCGGTGAACATCGCCCTGGCCACCGCCTGCCATCTGCTGCTGCCGGTCCGCTGGGCGGTGACCGGCATGGCCGGCGCCTACACCCTGTCCTACCTGGCCGGACTCGCCCTGACCGCACGCCTCGTCCGCCGCCGGGTCGGCGGCCGGCTCGACGAGGGCGCCCTGCGCCGCACGTACACCCGGCTGCTGTGCGCCTCCGCCCCGGCGGCGGCCCTCGGCTGGGCGGCCGACCGGGCCTGCGGCGCTTGGCTGGGCGGCGGCACGGTCCCCACCGCGCTGGCGCTCACGGCGGGGACCGTCACCCTCGGCCTGGCCTACACGGCCCTCGCCCGGCTGCTGAAGGTCGAGGAGCTGCGACAGCTCGGCCGGCTCCGCCGAGCTGCCCTCACGGGGTGA
- a CDS encoding sigma-70 family RNA polymerase sigma factor — translation MPPAPTSAPDTKTGKHTSPRNHTKSARHGTHRRAHKDTPADETTTALALAARHGDTGAVEQLVRALHRDVLRYVAHLCADPQAVDDLAQDTFLRALGSLHRFEGRCSARAWLLSIARRAVMDSYRYAATRPRLADLPDWRPVVELAQPRGLPGFDDGIVLRELLQALPADRREAFVLTQLLGLPYEEAARVSDCPVGTVRSRVARARAALAEQITP, via the coding sequence ATGCCCCCTGCTCCGACGAGCGCTCCTGACACGAAGACGGGCAAACACACGAGCCCCCGGAACCACACCAAGTCCGCCCGGCACGGCACCCACCGCCGCGCCCACAAGGACACCCCCGCCGACGAGACCACCACCGCCCTCGCCCTGGCCGCCCGGCACGGGGACACCGGGGCCGTGGAGCAGCTCGTGCGGGCCCTGCACCGGGACGTGCTGCGGTACGTCGCCCATCTGTGCGCCGACCCGCAGGCGGTGGACGACCTGGCGCAGGACACCTTTCTGCGGGCGCTGGGCAGTCTGCACCGGTTCGAGGGACGCTGCTCGGCGCGGGCGTGGCTGCTGTCGATCGCCCGCCGGGCCGTGATGGACAGCTACCGGTACGCCGCGACCCGCCCGCGCCTCGCGGACCTGCCGGACTGGCGGCCGGTCGTCGAGCTCGCCCAGCCGCGCGGGCTGCCCGGCTTCGACGACGGGATCGTGCTGCGCGAGCTGCTTCAGGCCCTGCCCGCCGACCGGCGGGAGGCGTTCGTGCTGACACAGCTCCTGGGGCTGCCCTACGAGGAGGCGGCCCGGGTGAGCGACTGCCCGGTGGGGACGGTCCGCTCCCGGGTGGCCCGCGCCCGCGCCGCCCTCGCCGAGCAGATCACCCCGTGA
- a CDS encoding amidohydrolase family protein, with protein MGAGPVHEELAALELVDHHCHGVVADPLDRPGFEALLTEGGTWPGVSPFDTPAGVAVRRHCAPLLDLDRHAPPDAYLARRAALGPEEVNRRFLTAARTGVFCVDTGYTPHPLTPPAELARVGDGIALEVVRLESVAESVAADGVDAGGYADAFRAAALDAVRRPGVAGVKSVAAYRTGFDLDPARPFEAEVTRAARRWLARGGRLDEPVLIRHLLWTAVDLGLPLQLHTGFGDNDIRLHRVDPTLLTDWLHRIAGTIPVLLLHCWPYQRQAAYLAAVFEQVYLDVGLTLHHVGPVRARTVLEEALEITPFRKLLYSSDAYGVSEFYALGALAFRRGLGDLLQDRVDADELSLPDALRLARWAGADNARRVYRLPDGH; from the coding sequence ATGGGCGCCGGACCGGTCCACGAGGAACTCGCCGCGCTGGAGCTGGTGGACCACCACTGCCACGGCGTGGTCGCCGACCCCCTGGACCGGCCGGGCTTCGAGGCGCTGCTCACCGAGGGCGGGACCTGGCCGGGCGTCTCCCCCTTCGACACCCCCGCCGGGGTCGCCGTACGCCGTCACTGCGCACCCCTGCTCGACCTCGACCGGCACGCACCCCCCGACGCGTATCTGGCCCGGCGCGCGGCACTCGGCCCCGAGGAGGTGAACCGCCGCTTCCTGACGGCGGCCCGCACCGGCGTGTTCTGCGTCGACACCGGGTACACCCCGCACCCCCTCACGCCGCCCGCCGAGCTGGCCCGGGTGGGCGACGGCATCGCGCTGGAGGTCGTACGGCTGGAGTCGGTGGCGGAGTCCGTGGCCGCCGACGGCGTCGACGCGGGCGGGTACGCCGACGCGTTCCGGGCGGCGGCGCTGGACGCGGTGCGCCGGCCCGGGGTGGCCGGGGTGAAGTCGGTGGCCGCCTACCGCACCGGCTTCGACCTGGACCCGGCCCGCCCCTTCGAGGCGGAGGTCACCCGCGCGGCCCGGCGGTGGCTGGCGCGCGGCGGCCGGCTCGACGAACCGGTCCTGATACGGCATCTGCTGTGGACGGCCGTCGACCTCGGGCTCCCCCTGCAGCTGCACACCGGCTTCGGCGACAACGACATCCGGCTGCACCGGGTGGACCCCACACTTCTCACGGACTGGTTGCACCGGATCGCGGGCACGATCCCGGTGCTGCTCCTGCACTGCTGGCCCTACCAGCGGCAGGCCGCGTACCTCGCGGCCGTGTTCGAGCAGGTGTACCTCGACGTGGGGCTGACCCTGCACCACGTCGGCCCGGTGCGGGCACGGACGGTGCTGGAGGAAGCGTTGGAGATCACACCGTTCCGCAAACTGCTGTACAGCTCGGACGCCTACGGTGTGTCGGAGTTCTACGCCCTCGGAGCGCTGGCGTTCCGCCGGGGCCTGGGAGACCTCCTCCAGGACCGGGTGGACGCCGACGAACTGAGCCTGCCGGACGCGCTGCGCCTGGCACGCTGGGCCGGAGCCGACAACGCCCGCCGGGTCTACCGGCTTCCCGACGGACACTGA
- a CDS encoding glutamine synthetase family protein, whose translation MTTLADPVPGGRPGDVERASALSGELSGAGVHGIVLSYVDTAGVGRVKTVPTAGLASAAAWGVGMSPVFDTFLANDHIVTTDVLGSPDGDLRLFPDLDRLVVLAGQPGWAWAPVDRLTQDGERHPGCSRTFLRRIVADAARDHGLAFRAGIEIEWSVGLDSAPPGEFVPATTGPAYSATRMVELSAYTAELLAACEAQGVTVDQIHPEYAPGQFEISVGALDPVAAADRSVLVRQTIRAVARRHGLRVSFSPAVAAEGVGNGGHVHLSAWREGRNLHSGGDGRHGLTADAESFAAGVLARLPALTAVTAPSPASYLRLKPSQWAGVYTAWGLETRESALRLVRGTAGRRAEQANLEVKPVDLAANPYLLLGCLIAAGVDGLAARATLPEEITGDPARLAADEAAAKGVRRLPTSLTRALAEFRDDAVLRAALGPVLADAVTAVRQGEIDATYGLDDTQVAAAYRWVY comes from the coding sequence ATGACCACCCTTGCCGACCCCGTCCCCGGCGGGCGTCCCGGAGACGTCGAGCGGGCCTCCGCGCTGAGCGGGGAGCTGTCCGGCGCGGGCGTGCACGGGATCGTCCTGTCGTACGTCGACACCGCGGGCGTCGGCCGGGTCAAGACGGTCCCGACGGCGGGCCTCGCGTCGGCGGCGGCCTGGGGCGTCGGGATGTCCCCGGTGTTCGACACGTTCCTGGCGAACGACCACATCGTCACCACGGACGTCCTGGGCTCCCCCGACGGCGATCTGCGGCTGTTCCCGGACCTGGACCGGCTGGTGGTGCTGGCCGGGCAGCCGGGGTGGGCGTGGGCGCCGGTCGACCGCCTCACCCAGGACGGCGAACGGCATCCGGGCTGCTCGCGCACCTTCCTGCGCCGGATCGTCGCGGACGCCGCCCGCGACCACGGCCTCGCCTTCCGGGCCGGCATCGAGATCGAGTGGTCGGTGGGGCTGGACTCCGCGCCCCCCGGGGAGTTCGTCCCGGCGACGACGGGACCGGCGTACTCGGCGACCCGGATGGTCGAGCTGAGCGCGTACACCGCCGAGCTGCTGGCGGCCTGCGAGGCGCAGGGCGTGACCGTCGACCAGATCCATCCGGAGTACGCGCCGGGCCAGTTCGAGATCTCGGTGGGCGCGCTGGACCCGGTGGCGGCGGCCGACCGCAGTGTCCTCGTCCGGCAGACGATCCGCGCGGTGGCCCGCCGGCACGGCCTGCGGGTCTCCTTCTCCCCCGCCGTCGCCGCGGAGGGCGTCGGCAACGGCGGACACGTCCATCTGTCCGCCTGGCGCGAGGGCCGCAACCTGCACTCCGGCGGCGACGGGCGGCACGGCCTGACGGCCGACGCGGAGTCCTTCGCCGCCGGCGTCCTGGCCCGGCTGCCCGCCCTGACGGCGGTGACCGCGCCCAGCCCGGCCAGCTATCTGCGGCTCAAACCCTCCCAGTGGGCGGGCGTCTACACCGCCTGGGGCCTGGAGACCCGCGAGTCGGCGCTGCGGCTGGTGCGGGGCACGGCAGGCCGGCGTGCGGAGCAGGCGAACCTGGAGGTCAAACCGGTCGACCTGGCCGCCAACCCGTATCTGCTGCTGGGCTGTCTGATCGCCGCCGGGGTGGACGGGCTGGCGGCGCGGGCCACGCTCCCGGAGGAGATCACCGGCGACCCGGCCCGACTCGCCGCCGACGAGGCCGCGGCGAAGGGCGTACGGCGGCTGCCCACCTCGCTCACCCGGGCCCTCGCGGAGTTCCGTGACGACGCGGTGCTGCGGGCGGCCCTGGGGCCGGTCCTCGCCGACGCGGTGACGGCCGTACGACAGGGCGAGATCGACGCGACCTACGGACTGGACGACACACAGGTGGCCGCCGCCTACCGGTGGGTGTACTGA